The following proteins come from a genomic window of Eubalaena glacialis isolate mEubGla1 chromosome X, mEubGla1.1.hap2.+ XY, whole genome shotgun sequence:
- the LOC133081548 gene encoding small integral membrane protein 10-like protein 2A: MAASAALSAAAAAAALSGLAVRLSRSAAARGSYGAFCKGLTRTLITFFDLAWRLRVNFPYFYIVASVMLNVRLQVRIE, encoded by the coding sequence ATGGCGGCGTCGGCGGCCCTgtctgcggcggcggcggcggctgcccTGTCGGGCCTGGCGGTGCGGCTGTCTCGCTCGGCCGCGGCCCGCGGCTCCTACGGCGCCTTCTGCAAGGGGCTCACGCGCACGCTGATCACCTTCTTCGACCTGGCCTGGCGGCTGCGCGTGAACTTCCCCTACTTCTACATCGTGGCCTCGGTGATGCTCAACGTCCGCCTGCAGGTGCGGATCGAGTGA